A stretch of Labilibaculum sp. DW002 DNA encodes these proteins:
- a CDS encoding efflux RND transporter permease subunit: MLNNIIQYALHNRILVMFAAFLLIIGGSYTTANMDVDVFPDLTAPTVVVMTEAHGMAPEEVEKLVTFQIETAVNGATNIRRLRSSSSAGFSIVWVEFEWGTDIYLARQIVSEKLMAVSESLPEGAGNPSLAPQSSIMGEVLMIGLQSDSISPMDLRTLADWSIRPQLLAINGIAQVVVTGGDYKQYQIQANPQKMRHYNISLDELMEAANATNQNSAGGFINEFGNQYNIRGMARTSDVNKLGNSVVKVYNNVPIRISDIAEVKAAAAPKIGLGTINSKQAVLLTVKKQPGINTLKLTEKLDDSIEKLSKSLPEDVKVNTHIFRQADFINSSISNVQKALLEGSIFVIVILLVFLMNYRTTIISLLAIPISLLATMITLKFLGITINTMTLGGMAIAIGDLVDDAIIDVENVYKRLRQNFKLPKEKREKSLTVIYNASCEIRSSIINATFIIIAAFIPLFFLSGMEGRMLQPLGIAFIVSLFASLITALTVTPVLCSFMLTGDKMLTKKSKESWLVTKLNKWYKSSLEKALDYKKWVLAGTFVLFIGSVFILTGLGRNFLPDFNEGSLTITAITKPGISLEESNKIKNIAEKALMTIPEARLTARRTGRAELDEHSFGVNTSEIEVPFTLTDRTKAEFLAEVREKLGQIAGVNFAIGQPLSHRIDHILSGTKANIAIKIFGSDLSKMFQMANEIKSSIDQIEGVVDVNVEQQVEIPQIQIRPKRDMLAKYGISISDFSDFIDIAFAGEKVSDVFEGVKAFDLVVRYDEENRGNINALRNALIDTWDGKKIPFSYVADIKSQSGPNTVGRENVQRKLVVSANVADRDLRSVVNDIQNNVDQDIVLPESYRIEYGGQFESEAKASRTLMIASLFSLLIIFLLLFQEFKSFQLASIILINLPLALIGGVFTIYFTSGMLSIPAIIGFITLFGIATRNGILLISNYQNMLAKGIEIKEIIVQGSIHRLSPILMTALTAALALIPMALAGDEPGNEIQSPMAVVILGGLLTSTLLNIYIIPIVYLLLNSKNKENA; encoded by the coding sequence GTGTTAAATAATATCATACAATACGCACTACACAACCGTATATTGGTCATGTTTGCAGCCTTCCTCCTGATTATTGGCGGTAGCTACACAACAGCCAATATGGATGTTGATGTGTTTCCGGATCTGACTGCCCCAACGGTGGTTGTGATGACTGAAGCACACGGAATGGCACCTGAAGAAGTCGAAAAACTGGTGACCTTCCAAATCGAAACTGCCGTTAATGGCGCCACTAATATCAGACGTTTACGTTCATCTTCGTCGGCTGGATTCTCCATCGTATGGGTTGAATTCGAATGGGGAACCGATATTTACTTAGCTCGCCAAATTGTGAGTGAAAAGTTAATGGCAGTTTCTGAGAGTTTACCAGAAGGTGCTGGAAATCCAAGTTTAGCTCCCCAGTCTTCAATAATGGGTGAAGTTTTAATGATTGGATTGCAATCAGACAGTATTTCTCCTATGGATTTGAGAACCTTGGCCGACTGGAGTATTCGCCCCCAACTGCTTGCCATCAACGGCATTGCACAGGTTGTTGTTACCGGTGGTGATTACAAGCAATACCAAATTCAGGCCAATCCTCAAAAAATGCGTCATTACAACATCAGTTTGGATGAACTAATGGAAGCAGCCAATGCGACCAATCAAAACTCAGCGGGCGGTTTCATCAACGAATTTGGAAACCAGTACAACATACGTGGTATGGCTCGTACTTCTGATGTGAATAAACTGGGGAATTCAGTGGTTAAAGTATACAACAATGTACCCATACGAATTAGTGATATTGCCGAGGTAAAAGCGGCAGCAGCACCAAAAATTGGCTTGGGAACCATTAACAGCAAACAAGCTGTCTTGTTAACGGTTAAAAAACAACCGGGTATCAACACGCTTAAGCTGACTGAAAAACTGGATGATTCGATCGAAAAATTATCAAAATCACTTCCTGAAGATGTGAAAGTTAACACCCACATTTTCCGTCAGGCTGATTTTATCAATTCATCCATTAGTAATGTACAGAAAGCATTACTGGAGGGTTCCATTTTTGTGATTGTTATTTTATTGGTGTTCCTAATGAACTACAGAACAACAATCATATCACTTTTGGCCATTCCAATATCGCTTTTGGCAACCATGATCACTTTAAAATTTTTAGGCATTACCATTAATACCATGACCTTGGGTGGTATGGCTATTGCCATTGGCGACCTTGTAGATGATGCGATTATCGATGTTGAGAATGTTTACAAACGGCTTCGTCAGAATTTCAAGCTCCCAAAAGAGAAACGTGAAAAATCACTTACCGTTATCTATAATGCTTCGTGCGAAATTCGTTCCTCTATTATAAATGCAACCTTTATTATTATTGCAGCCTTTATACCTCTCTTTTTCCTGTCAGGAATGGAAGGTCGAATGCTTCAACCTCTGGGAATTGCCTTTATTGTGTCGCTATTTGCATCTTTAATCACGGCACTTACCGTAACACCCGTACTTTGTAGTTTTATGCTAACAGGCGACAAAATGTTAACTAAAAAGAGCAAAGAGAGTTGGTTGGTAACTAAGCTAAACAAATGGTACAAAAGTTCGTTAGAAAAGGCTTTAGATTACAAAAAGTGGGTTTTAGCAGGCACATTTGTCCTGTTTATTGGTTCTGTTTTTATCCTTACCGGATTAGGTCGAAATTTCCTTCCTGACTTTAATGAAGGTTCTTTAACGATTACGGCCATTACAAAACCTGGTATCTCTCTTGAAGAATCGAATAAAATCAAGAATATTGCGGAAAAGGCTCTAATGACCATACCTGAAGCAAGATTAACAGCTCGTCGTACCGGTCGTGCCGAGTTGGATGAACACTCTTTTGGAGTGAATACCTCGGAGATTGAAGTACCTTTTACCCTAACAGACAGAACCAAGGCTGAATTCCTTGCTGAAGTAAGGGAAAAGTTGGGGCAGATTGCTGGTGTTAACTTTGCAATCGGTCAACCCTTAAGTCATAGAATTGATCATATCCTATCGGGAACTAAAGCGAATATCGCCATTAAAATATTTGGCTCAGATTTGTCTAAAATGTTTCAAATGGCCAATGAAATTAAAAGCTCGATAGATCAAATTGAAGGTGTTGTGGATGTGAATGTGGAGCAGCAAGTTGAAATCCCACAAATTCAGATCCGCCCTAAGCGTGATATGTTGGCCAAATATGGTATTTCTATTTCAGATTTCTCTGACTTTATAGATATCGCCTTTGCCGGCGAAAAAGTATCAGACGTTTTTGAAGGCGTAAAAGCCTTTGACCTTGTTGTCCGATATGACGAAGAAAATCGTGGCAATATCAACGCCCTACGCAATGCTTTGATTGATACATGGGATGGTAAGAAAATTCCATTTAGCTATGTTGCGGATATCAAATCACAATCAGGACCGAATACGGTTGGTCGTGAGAATGTTCAGCGGAAGCTGGTTGTATCAGCCAATGTTGCCGATCGTGATTTACGAAGTGTTGTTAATGACATCCAAAACAATGTAGATCAAGACATCGTGCTACCCGAAAGTTACAGAATTGAATATGGCGGTCAGTTTGAAAGTGAAGCAAAAGCCTCTCGTACATTGATGATTGCTTCTTTGTTTAGTCTTTTGATTATTTTCCTATTATTATTTCAGGAGTTTAAATCGTTTCAGTTAGCTAGTATTATTTTAATTAATCTACCGCTAGCACTTATTGGTGGTGTATTTACCATCTATTTTACTTCGGGCATGTTGAGTATTCCGGCTATTATCGGTTTCATTACCCTCTTTGGTATTGCCACCCGTAATGGTATTCTGCTCATCTCCAATTACCAGAATATGCTTGCTAAGGGTATCGAGATAAAGGAAATTATTGTACAAGGATCTATCCACCGACTAAGTCCAATTCTAATGACAGCATTAACAGCTGCTTTAGCATTGATACCTATGGCATTGGCTGGTGATGAGCCAGGGAATGAAATTCAAAGTCCAATGGCAGTTGTTATTCTGGGTGGATTATTAACATCTACTTTATTAAATATTTACATTATTCCGATTGTGTATTTGTTGCTGAACTCTAAAAACAAAGAAAATGCTTAG